Part of the Anthonomus grandis grandis unplaced genomic scaffold, icAntGran1.3 ctg00000916.1, whole genome shotgun sequence genome, AGCAAGAAGCCCTGATCTTACACCCCTAGACTACTTTCTCTGGGTGCATTTAAAGCATAAAGCTTATGCGACAAAGCTggaaaatattaacataaagtATTACAAGACTGAATAAATAGTGAATTCGATACAGAGTGAATTTATAATGGGTAGCGAATGCTTTTTTGCTACGATTCGGCACATTGTCACACCGTTCAAGTTTGCACGTTCACATTGAATTTTCCTTCTTTATGATTAGTATTTGCATGTTTTATTGATAAtacattttacataataattttttaaaacattgtatCTATTAATCTGTTGCGTAGAATcggaaaatgcaataaaaaaaaacctttaaagaaCTTTGCTCTCTACTACTATTGTAATACCTCCTTTATATGCAGTCATCTTTCTAAGGTAGATCTGAAAGAGAtctgtaatttttatttgggaCACTTTTTGATCAAAAAGCGTGTTTATGAATTATTAAGAGGGTCCGGGACTGTTTAACACACGGTATATTGTGTAAAAGGAACAATCTTTGCCTATTGCCGCTTAtaggattttaattaaaataaataaaaattaaaatttacttcttGCAAAAATCTTCAGACCCATTGTGGTTTTTTGATATTTCATCCAGTGTAATCAATCATATTTCAGTTGCAACTTTATTTCCGGATATTACcaaagaaaatattcaaatagaatAAGGAGATACAGTAATCATTTTAGCAAATGTTCAGACTGAACAAACCTTGAACTTCTAGAGACTCTTCCTCACATCTACGTAGTAGTCAGTTCAGTTTCTCAAACGTAGCTCTAATTCTCCACATTCAATCTTTcttggtcaaaaaaaaaatcgagttttGTCAGCTCTGGGGAGCGGGGTGGTTATTGGCTATCCATTGATCGTGAAACATATTTTGCAGCCGATCATTGACTAAATGGCTTATATTAAGAAGGCACTCTATATTCAAATATTCTAGGTTAGGTAATTATAAAATTGTGCACCTACGAATTATTAAACGACGTGTTTTATAACTAGAAGAATTCAAAATTGTCTTTAcgtacaatttaaattttgtcttCATAAAATTTGAAGGCCACGACGCTGTCATTTCTTATAGCACAGTATACATTAAATTggattcttgaaaaaaattttggtaaattttaatattgtggtTTAactaaataagattttatacaCTTTTAGGTCTGCTATCAACTGACTACAGGTGGAAAATTCACTGAGGCAATAGAAAAATTGCAAATCTTGCTACTATCCATTACCCTGTTAGTGGTCGATACGAAACAAGAAATAGCAGAAGCGCAACAAATGTTACGGATATGCAGCGAATACATTTGCGGCTTACAGATGGAAACTTTAAGAAAAACTCTACCAAAAAGTTAGTATATCTGCTTAATAAAGTACAGCTAATAATTTGTTTTAggttaaaataagaattatagTATACGTTAATGTCTTTAATGTGGTACTTACTGGGCATTATCAGACCTATAATAGAAAACCTCATTTTTCTCCCcaaattataaaacttatacaaaacaaaattcataatataaacatttaatgaTTAGCAGAAAACTAacagttattaaaatataaacagagCGAACAAGGGTTCTTGTTTGGTCGTGCTGAATAGAGCCGAATACTTAAGGAAAGTATTGCTTTTTTTGAGCATCGATGATTTTGAACCATTTATCCATAGACCCAAGTAGCCTTAACATTaaacacttaaataaaaatccatttaTTGTCTTAGATACTATAAATATAGCATAGACATGTCACAATTACTATACAGTAAAAGTTCTAACACTGACAAAAACTACACAAGTCACACATATTTGGTATgcaaaataaaggaaaattcaacaaaaagttTCTTCGGGTCACATCATCCTGATtattataggtctgatgatgctctagtcgagcgaaacatctaaccttgtcattttattaaatgtttctgtgacactgtagattttgtgtttttaccttttataaaagtgtatgaccagcatcttagggataatggatgaatttttggaactatctcatttatatatccagGATATCAAGGTTCCAGATATTGCCCGCTTAATATTCCACCAGGAAAATCAGGTTTTCTATAATAAGCCTGATGATACCCTTAATATGTCGCCATAAGTTCCGAGTACATTAAAGATATTAACTGTTACTgtagatttaaagttttttattcttattttaaccTGGATTAAAAAACCAGTATATTAAAGAACCACGAATGACTTTTACGAATAATTAATTCGTTTATCTAATTTTAGGTTCTACGGACGAACAAAAACGCCAATGCGAACTGGCCGCCTACTTCACCCACTGCAAACTGCAACCCATCCATCAGATCTTAACGTTACGAACGGCCCtcaatatgtattttaaattgaagAATTACAAGACGGCCGCCTCGTTTGCCAAACGTTTGTTGGATTTAGGTCCGAGGCCTGAGGTCGCGCAACAGGCCCGGAAAATTTTACAAGTGAGTGGAATAccgtcaatttattaatttttttcacttgaaACTCTCTATttggttaaattaaaattgccgAGGTTTCACGGAATTTATTCGCTCTTTCAGGACAGTGACATAATAGGGATCTTTTTAGTATGGACATTGATTTTCGATTTTAGCTTAAAGAAAGATGCATAATTTGTGCACTTTcaggaaaattgaaaattaaaattaatatggaCATGCCTAAATCCTAGGAATCTCAGCACTCGTTGGGGATACAGGTCAAGTTAAATTTGGAAAATGTTGCGTTTCTGAAAGCTTATATGCAAGACAAACTTATCAATCAATGTATTTacattctaaaaatattaattaatacgatatttaaaagaaataacaaaTCTCTTCCAGGGAGTAGAAATTCGTTCTCTACAAACATTGCTGCAATTGCAATTTAACTGTTCTTTTATcagcctggaaaaattaaaatatttctctaaAGATCTGATATTTAAGGTCTATTGCCTAATTTTCCCTGAAATTCGTAGAAATAAATCGGGATAGAAATGGCGTGATAAATCTCATTGGCATACTTTGGATTTCATTACAGACGTCAAACGTTA contains:
- the LOC126749921 gene encoding coatomer subunit alpha-like, whose protein sequence is MLRICSEYICGLQMETLRKTLPKSSTDEQKRQCELAAYFTHCKLQPIHQILTLRTALNMYFKLKNYKTAASFAKRLLDLGPRPEVAQQARKILQACDATPTDELQLQYDEHNPFNLCGHSYTPIYRGKPEEKCPLCGTSYLPKYKGNLCNVCHVAEIGKDCIGLRISMHQFR